Proteins encoded together in one Stigmatella aurantiaca window:
- a CDS encoding MBL fold metallo-hydrolase: protein MSRENLYVRQLKLGPMDNFVYLVGAADAPEVLVVDPAWDVPAIERAVVEDGKRLVGAFVSHCHKDHINGLPELLSRHDVPVYAQREEVAFSEDLRALSDALRPVGPGEALTVGPKTFHALHTPGHTPGSHCLFAGDALVSGDTVFINGCGRCDMRGGNPEDMYRSLSQVLLRVPDETRLWPGHDYADVPVAAMGQVRQGNPYFAFPDVASFVAFRMRPRR from the coding sequence CTGTACGTGCGGCAGCTCAAGCTCGGGCCGATGGACAACTTCGTGTACCTGGTGGGGGCCGCGGACGCCCCCGAGGTGCTGGTGGTGGATCCGGCCTGGGATGTGCCGGCCATCGAGCGCGCGGTGGTCGAGGACGGCAAGCGGCTGGTGGGGGCGTTCGTGTCGCACTGCCACAAGGACCACATCAACGGCCTGCCGGAGCTGCTGTCCCGGCACGACGTGCCCGTGTACGCCCAGCGCGAGGAGGTGGCGTTCTCGGAGGATCTGCGCGCCCTGAGCGATGCGCTGCGGCCGGTGGGGCCGGGGGAGGCGCTGACGGTGGGTCCAAAGACGTTCCACGCGCTCCACACGCCGGGCCACACGCCGGGCTCGCACTGCCTGTTTGCCGGGGATGCGCTGGTGTCCGGGGACACGGTGTTCATCAACGGGTGCGGGCGATGTGACATGCGCGGGGGCAACCCGGAGGACATGTACCGCTCGCTGTCCCAGGTGCTCCTGCGGGTGCCGGACGAGACGCGGCTGTGGCCCGGGCACGACTACGCGGACGTGCCCGTGGCGGCGATGGGGCAGGTGCGCCAGGGCAACCCGTACTTCGCCTTTCCGGACGTGGCCTCCTTCGTGGCGTTCCGCATGCGGCCGAGGCGGTGA